TCCTAGATGGGTTGGAAGATCTTGACACCCTCTACCTTCAAGGGAACTGGCTTCGTACAATCCCAAAGGGCTTCTTTGGGACCCTCCTCTTGCCTTTTGTTTTCCTCCATGGCAACACCTGGTATTGTGATTGTGATATCCTCTACTTCCGCAACTGGCTCCAGCAAAATTCCAACAATGTCTACTTATGGAAGAAGGGTGTGGATGTCAAAGCCATGACCCCTAATGTGGCCAGTGTACGATGTGCCAATTTGCGCTCTGCACCTGTCTACTCCTACCCAGGGAAGGGCTGCCCTGTCAGTGGGGATAGGGATATAGACTATGATGACTATGATAGTTTCTCTGATGTACCTGCTACAAGGGCTGAGGTCAAGTTCTCTACTAACACCAAAGCCCATACTACCCACAGGGGCCTACTCTTGGAGTCTCCTACATCTCCAGACAGCCAAATGCCTTCTTGGCCTCCAACCCACAAACCCACTAACAAACAggacacatccacacacatacagatcTCTCATTTCACCACACTGCCACAGAGCATGAAATCCAATGTACACACTTATAGTCTAAAACCCAAAACTATGCCCATCATCACCCCAATCACCCTAGAGCCTACCTCTACCCTGACTAGCTCAGAGCCCAGCACCACACCAATGCTTACCGCCTCCACTCTGACTATTCCAGAGCCCACCGCTTCCACCCTGGCTACCCCAGAACCTAGCACCAACCCAGTGCCCACCACCTCCACCCTAACTACCCCAGAGCCCAGCAGCACTACCCCAACCACCCCCACCCTGGCTCCCCCACAGCCCAGCAACACTACCCCAACCACCCCCACCCTGGCTCCCCCACACCCCAGCAACACTACCCCAAGCACCCCCACCCTGGCTCCCCCACAGCCCAGCAGCACGACCCCAACCCCCCCAGAGCCCAGCACCATCCCAACCACTCCAGTGTCCACCATCACCCCAGCGTTCACTACCACCTGGGCGACTGTCCCAAATGAGACCAGTTCAGAACTATTCTCTACCACAGAACTCTCTTTACTCCTAGAATCCATCACAACGACCCCAGAGTTGAACAGCTTCCTAACTGTCCACGTGATGGCTCAAGGGAATTCTGACACTTTCAAAAGCGATCCTTTTGTCAACTCTGAGTTCTGTTGTCTCCTCCCCCTGGGCTTCTATATTCTGGGTCTCCTCTGGCTCCTGTTTGCCTCTGTGGTGCTCATCTTGTTGCTGATCTGGACCTGGCACGTAAATCCACACTCTCTGCACTTCGGCCTCTCTGCCACCTTggccacaagcacacacaccacaagtcTGGAGGTGCAGAGGGGAAGGCAAGTAACCGTGCCCCgggcctggctgctcttccttcaAGGGTCACCCCCCACTTTCCGTTCCAGCCTGTTCCTATGGGTGAGGCCTAATGGGCGTGTTGGGCCTCTGGTAGCAGGACGAAGGCCCTCAGCTCTGAGCCAGGGTCGTGGTCAGGACCTATTGGGAACAGTGGGTATTAGGTACTCAGGCCACAGTCTGTGAAGGTGAGTCCTTTGGAGATCCTGAAACACTCAAAAGACTCTACTGGGATCTATgctgggagtggggaggtgggggcagtggTAGATGAGACTGCCACAGGGGCATTCTATTTACTTCTTTATCTGAGGCCCCCTCTTCCATCCAGAGCTCACTAATCAAGAGAGGCAGTGAGGTGATGGAACCAGGTGGTCATAGAATCAAGTTCCCTATGTTGCTTAGAAAATTGCCAGGCCATATGGTCACTGCTACCATTTTGGGGAAGAGCTAGAAACAGCAAATAGAAATGGAGCATGGGGCacttgagaggtggctcagaggtttagagcactgactactcttccagaggtcctgagttcaattccagcacccacatagcagttcacaatggtctataactccagttccaggggaccaaaCACCCATGGCCGAACTccaatgcacatgaaaataaattaaagaaaaataagagataaaagggatcaaaaataaaaagaattcaaagtattaaaaaaaaaaaaaagaaatggagcatGGTTCCCACATGGAAGAAAACTTGGAAAGCCATTATCAAGACAGGAGTACTATCCCTAGgtatcatgaatttttttttttctgtaacactTCTTAGTTTTCCACCAGCATttcctgtataataaaaatgtttttaaaaagaatgtatcTTTCTTTGGGATTTGAGAACAGCTGGAACACCTGGTACAAGAATTCCCACGGTCCTAGCTGCCCCCACCCTGACCCCAACCACCCAACAAACCTCCAGCTGTAGCTGAGGGTGGGTAGGTGGACATAAGGGGTACTTCCTCTACCTTCGTGATTCTTCTGCAGGATTTGAGGACCCCCCAGGATACCTCAAACATCACCTCCAGAATAGAACAATGCCCTAGAGCTGAGAGCCAGTGCtaaagcctgcctgcctgcagcagAGGTGGGTACATTCCTCAGACCTCCAGAGCACAAGTCTGCACACTGGCCAGGTCAGGACTGGGGAAGGGTGTCATCCTGGTGAGTTTGACTATGAGTCTTAGGTCTGTTGCTTGCAAAGCTGGATGTAACaggcccctcctctcccccaaatccactgATTCTGCCATTTGCTAATCTCACCAATGAGGCCTTCTTCCACACCTCATCTCTGCTCAGTCCCGGGCTTGGGccccagagaagggaaggaagtctTCCTCTTTCTGGCTCTACAGACTGCCCTTCTCCAGATGGTTCTAGACCTTCCTGTGAACCTGACTGGATCTCTTTCGTGCCTTCAACTCCTCCAGGTGGAGGGCAAACCTCAGAAGTCAGCCATCAAGGACTTCTCTTCATGGACCCCACCCACCAGTCCAGCTTCATCTCCCTTGGCACTGTGTACTTGGCCCACTGCATGTCTCATGGGTCACCTGTGCGAGCAGGGCTCCTCCTCTGAGCCTGGCCTCACTCTAAGTAGGggttctgcctctgccctcttgcCCTCCTCCTAAACCTGACAAGTTCTGTCCTCAGGTGGGCAGGGTGCAGTCCCCTGCTACAGCATtcctaaatgtccctgtcatcCTCTTGCTAGACTTCAAACTCCTCCAGGTGCAGGGCTTCAAATGTGTCCAGGCAGCCCCCACGGATGGCCTAGGACAGTGTGCATGCAAGGACTAGGGGCAGGAATGGCAGGGGGCCCAGCACACTGCTGCACCATCATGCGTTGAGGCTCTGCCAAGGGCACAGTTCGCACCTGCTGCCTGCCTGTTCTCTGGCCTGGCATGCAGCCCTCAGGCTGCCCAGCACtcgccccacccccccaccccgccccccgtTTGACCTTCCCGTATCTTTTTATGGTCCAAGAAGTTTGCAGGATCCTTCAGGGCCTGGGAATCATACCTAAGAAATGGATGACAAATAAATCCCTTTCCCCATCCAACCCAGTTTCTGATCagtattctttctttcctcaatCCTTGGGTTGCATTCCAGTGTGCACCCTCAAGAGATCTGGACTTCTCTCTCAACCCCTGTGGGTCCATCCCACAAAAGTCCAActtagtgttttttctttttaaatttatttcctggaactcgtgctgtagagcaggctggcctggaactcagagatcggcctgcctttGTCTCATTGGACTAAAGGCGTGGGTCACCGCTGCCCGgctctcctttttaattttttgagacaggtttctctgtgtagccctggctgtccttgaacagacaactgcctgcctctgcctcctgggttgagattaaaggcgtgcgctgccacacCCCACTTACTTCAGTTACATTCCGCATCCCCTCCCTCTTTTCGCTGGAAAGGCAGTCATGAGATCCCAGAGGCCTTTCCTGAGAACTGTGATATGGTTCGTAAGGCTGCTGCAGTTTTGGGCAAATGGCTTGCAAGCCACGCACAaggcccagttctctctctctctctgtcagcaGCTGAGGCACGACTTATTTAGATAGTATTTTCATAAAACCAGTCggtgattttctttaatttttttttgtttaaaaactcCAGTCTGTTTTCCAGAGACATTGGCTTCATTGTGCAGTTAGCTCCCCCTAGGATCCTCAAGACTATCCAGATTTGGGGTTGGTGTTATCAATCCAATTTATTAATtctgtcctcagggaggaggaagcCATACCCTTCCACCACAGACCCTTGTGGTCATCTGGATAGCTTCTGCTCTCTCCTATTTCCTCAGCTCTGTCTTGGTTTCCCCGGAGAGAGAGGTCTGTTGTCTTGTGTGCCCTGAAACTAATACCCAATGGGCGACTAGAAGTCCTCAGGGAAGTTTCTCAGGTCCTCCTAGGAATAGCCAGGGACAGAACGATCCTAAGCATCAGGCCAGGCATGGCAAGCTGGAGCAGGGGTGGAAGAGATTAAAGTTCTTAACCGCAAAGGAGTAAACCACACTGGAGAGGGAAAATAAATAGAGGAGTCCAGGGTAGCAGAATCAGGCCCCCAGGGTGCACCGACTGGAGGAGCAGTAGGTGACCCGGGAGCCCTGGCACACTAGTCCCAGGACCTTGCCACATCAGCCACTGAGGAAGAGACGCTTGTAGGCTTTGTTCATCTGTTCCAAGAAGATGAAGGTGAGGACAGTGTGGGGGCCCAGTCGGGCATAGTATGGTGTGAAGCCCTTCCACAGGCTGAAGAAACCCTCATATCGGACGACTTTCATCAGCACATCCTAGACAGACAGGCGGGTAAGTGCTGGGGCTAAGACCTGGCCTCTGTCCCCTATACCCTGCTCCCGCAATATCCCTCCCAGGGCACCCACCACACCGTGACCCAGGCTCCCCCTCCCTGCAGCCTCACCAGCCCGTTCTTGTACTCTGGCTTCCCATCAATCATTCGCATGTTCTGGATCCTGAAAGAGAGGAAGCATGTGTGAGAAAGATGAAAGAAGGCCTCCCCAAAGTGCTCCAGTCCCAGGCTACAGACTTACCTCGTTTTGACGATGTCCACAGGCATGGACGCGGCAGTGGTGACCAGGCCACTGATCATGCTGGCACAGAAGTGGCACAGAATGTTGTCCGAGAAGTAGCCTGGGAGGTGAAGAAGCAGTAGGTGGTGGTCAACTCTCAGGGAGctcaggccaggctgggcagtgAGTATTCAGCTCTGGGTCTCTCACCTGAGTCCAGCAAGAACTGCTTGGATTGAGAGTAGGAGGCAAGCTGGGCAGCATTGACCACGACAGCTCGAGCCATGGTAGGGATGCAGCCCTGGAGGTGAGAGAACGGA
This Peromyscus leucopus breed LL Stock chromosome 8b, UCI_PerLeu_2.1, whole genome shotgun sequence DNA region includes the following protein-coding sequences:
- the LOC114686338 gene encoding platelet glycoprotein Ib alpha chain-like codes for the protein MSPEGRAQGPLSFSCSWPGSPWSWKREGPSHSLEEAPCLQRSFCLTVPMALFILLFLLPSPSHSHPTCDVSKVTSLLEVNCENQGLTALPADLPADTGILHMGKNKLGAFSTASLAHFTHLTQLDLDECELTSLQTDEKLSKLDNLKLSHNNLRSLPSLGRALPSLTILDISFNQLESLSPGVLEGLSQLQELYLQNNSLRSLSPGLFMFTTKLNKLNLANNKLRELPPGLLDGLEDLDTLYLQGNWLRTIPKGFFGTLLLPFVFLHGNTWYCDCDILYFRNWLQQNSNNVYLWKKGVDVKAMTPNVASVRCANLRSAPVYSYPGKGCPVSGDRDIDYDDYDSFSDVPATRAEVKFSTNTKAHTTHRGLLLESPTSPDSQMPSWPPTHKPTNKQDTSTHIQISHFTTLPQSMKSNVHTYSLKPKTMPIITPITLEPTSTLTSSEPSTTPMLTASTLTIPEPTASTLATPEPSTNPVPTTSTLTTPEPSSTTPTTPTLAPPQPSNTTPTTPTLAPPHPSNTTPSTPTLAPPQPSSTTPTPPEPSTIPTTPVSTITPAFTTTWATVPNETSSELFSTTELSLLLESITTTPELNSFLTVHVMAQGNSDTFKSDPFVNSEFCCLLPLGFYILGLLWLLFASVVLILLLIWTWHVNPHSLHFGLSATLATSTHTTSLEVQRGRQVTVPRAWLLFLQGSPPTFRSSLFLWVRPNGRVGPLVAGRRPSALSQGRGQDLLGTVGIRYSGHSL